In the genome of Populus nigra chromosome 9, ddPopNigr1.1, whole genome shotgun sequence, one region contains:
- the LOC133703498 gene encoding polyadenylation and cleavage factor homolog 4-like isoform X1 encodes MQSTKLLNPKTATKAAEAVTNTMPNELLPQKSPASSILDKFRYLLKQRQQSAVEEGGGLSTEDMVEIYETVLNELTFNSKPIITDLTIIAGELRGHGEGIADALCGRIVEVPVDLKLPSLYLLDSIVKNIGREYIGYFSSRLPEVFCEAYGQVDPRLYSSMRHLFGTWSSVFPSSVLRKIETQLKLSSQINNQSSSLTSLKASESPRPSHGIHVNPKYLRQMDSSRDNNVQHTKGTSSNLKMYGHKPAVGYETDQAEVISSQVGVDRASLTLGSNKLQPSSTSRLARCLSPSTTGAERPSSSEIDDFAAGNSPRRFVEGLSPSHPPFDYGHGRVVVRDDETNELRRKHYSDDNHYRFEASARSLSNGHEQQGPRALIDAYGDDRGKRIPNSKPLHIEQLAVIGMHNKVAPRSWQNTEEEEFDWEDMSPTLLDRGSCNDFLPPSVPPFGSVVPRPGFGRLNAIRADSDIRSNGSSLTPMALVDDSSNMGGDAVSILGSGRGSTSKMPGLLTERNQISGSRYSQEAWNLPPHIRQPSHPLNAKGRGRDFRMPLSGSGVSSLGGENFNPLVEKLPDMDAQLVRPPAIASRLGSSIDSNSSGTWSSAVLPLSGAWPPVNVHKSLPPPVHSTFPPENQSRSQFDPVNTSSTVTNQALQKASVMPEQSFNSFESKDYVLMKPTPLPNQHAALNQQNQAHFNPFQPKFLQSHEARENFHPSGIALLPPRPLARPMNHGYTTHGHGSSNALPSVQLPLAVSNVPNTLHSQVGVRPPLPQGPPQTMPFPQNASSGAPAQPSGIAFSGLINSLMAQGLITMTKQTPVQDSVGLEFNADLLKLRYESAISALYSDLPRQCTTCGLRLKCQEEHSSHMDWHVTKNRMSKNRKQNPSRKWFVSASMWLSGAEALGTDAVPGFLPTETIVEKKDDDEMAVPADEEQSTCALCGEPFDDFYSDETEEWMYKGAVYLNAPDGSTADMDRSQLGPIVHAKCRSDSSGVPSEDFGHEEGGNTEEGSRKRMRS; translated from the exons ATGCAATCCACAAAactcctaaaccctaaaaccgcCACCAAGGCAGCGGAAGCCGTTACCAACACCATGCCAAATGAGCTGCTGCCGCAGAAATCCCCAGCATCTTCAATACTGGACAAGTTCAGGTATTTATTGAAGCAGCGACAACAATCGGCGGTGGAGGAAGGTGGCGGCTTGAGTACGGAGGATATGGTGGAGATTTATGAGACGGTTTTGAATGAATTAACGTTTAATTCAAAACCTATTATCACTGATTTGACTATTATTGCCGGAGAACTGAGGGGGCACGGTGAGGGTATTGCTGATGCTCTTTGTGGCCGCATTGTCGAg GTCCCAGTAGATCTAAAGCTACCTTCGTTATATCTTTTAGATAGCATTGTCAAGAACATCGGCCGTGAATACATTGGGTATTTTTCTTCCCGTTTGCCTGAG GTTTTCTGTGAGGCATACGGACAAGTTGACCCTAGATTATATTCTTCAATGCGCCACCTTTTTGGCACTTGGTCATCTGTGTTTCCATCTTCTGTACTTCGGAAGATTGAGACTCAACTGAAATTGTCTTCACAAATTAATAATCAGTCATCAAGTTTGACTTCCTTGAAGGCTTCTGAATCACCCAGACCAAGTCATGGCATACATGTGAACCCAAAATACTTACGTCAGATGGATTCAAGTAGAGATAAT AATGTTCAGCACACAAAGGGAACTTCTTCAAATCTAAAAATGTATGGTCACAAACCTGCTGTTGGATATGAAACTGATCAAGCAGAGGTCATATCTTCACAGGTTGGAGTCGACCGTGCATCTCTCACTCTTGGATCTAATAAGCTGCAGCCATCATCAACTTCCAGGCTTGCAAGATGCTTGTCGCCTTCAACAACTGGAGCTGAGAGGCCTTCATCTTCAGAAATCGATGACTTTGCAGCAGGAAATTCTCCCCGAAGGTTCGTGGAGGGGTTGTCCCCATCTCATCCTCCATTTGATTATGGACATGGCAGAGTTGTTGTCAGAGATGATGAGACAAATGAATTGAGAAGAAAACACTATTCTGATGATAACCATTACCGATTTGAAGCTTCTGCCAGATCTCTCAGCAATGGACATGAGCAACAAGGACCAAGAGCTTTAATAGATGCATATGGGGATGATAGGGGGAAGAGAATTCCAAATAGTAAACCATTGCACATTGAACAGTTGGCTGTAATTGGCATGCATAATAAGGTGGCTCCAAGATCATGGCAGAATACTGAAGAGGAGGAATTTGATTGGGAAGATATGAGCCCTACTTTGTTAGATCGTGGTAGTTGCAATGATTTCTTGCCACCATCTGTTCCACCTTTTGGAAGTGTTGTTCCAAGGCCTGGCTTTGGAAGGCTAAATGCTATCCGTGCAGACTCTGATATTAGGAGCAATGGGTCTAGTCTGACTCCAATGGCTTTGGTGGATGACTCCTCTAATATGGGTGGAGATGCAGTCTCGATTCTTGGT TCTGGCCGTGGATCAACAAGCAAGATGCCTGGACTCCTGACTGAGAGAAATCAGATATCGGGTTCTCGTTATTCTCAAGAAGCTTGGAATTTGCCGCCTCACATCCGTCAGCCATCTCATCCCCTGAATGCCAAAGGAAGAGGAAGGGATTTCCGGATGCCCTTATCTGGAAGTGGTGTATCCTCTTTGGGTGGCGAGAATTTCAATCCACTTGTTGAAAAACTTCCAGATATGGATGCACAGCTTGTTAGGCCTCCTGCGATTGCATCAAGATTGGGTTCTAGTATTGACTCTAATAGTTCTGGTACCTGGTCAAGTGCTGTGCTCCCATTATCAGGGGCCTGGCCTCCAGTAAATGTACACAAGTCTCTCCCACCTCCTGTGCATTCTACTTTTCCACCAGAAAATCAGAGTAGAAGTCAGTTTGATCCAGTAAATACCAGCAGTACTGTCACAAATCAGGCTTTGCAAAAAGCTTCAGTTATGCCTGAGCAATCATTTAATAGTTTTGAGAGCAAAGATTATGTTTTGATGAAGCCAACACCATTGCCTAATCAACATGCTGCTTTGAATCAGCAAAACCAGGCACATTTTAATCCTTTTCAGCCAAAGTTTCTTCAATCTCATGAAGCCCGAGAAAATTTTCATCCATCTGGGATAGCTTTACTGCCACCTCGTCCACTGGCACGACCAATGAATCATGGATACACCACACACGGGCATGGTTCCTCAAATGCGCTACCTTCTGTACAACTGCCTTTAGCGGTCAGCAATGTTCCAAACACCTTGCATTCACAGGTGGGGGTTCGGCCACCTTTGCCACAAGGTCCTCCTCAAACGATGCCTTTCCCTCAGAATGCTAGTTCAGGTGCCCCCGCCCAACCATCCGGCATTGCATTTTCTGGTTTGATTAATTCTCTCATGGCTCAAGGTTTGATCACAATGACAAAACAAACACCTGTACAG GACTCTGTAGGGCTTGAGTTCAATGCTGACCTTCTCAAATTGCGCTATGAATCGGCAATAAGTGCATTATATTCTGACCTTCCAAGACAGTGCACAACATGTGGCCTTCGATTAAAGTGTCAAGAAGAGCACAGTAGTCACATGGATTGGCATGTTACTAAGAACCGGATGTCCAAAAACCGCAAGCAGAACCCTTCTCGCAAGTGGTTTGTAAGTGCAAGTATGTGGCTTAGTGGTGCAGAGGCATTGGGAACTGATGCAGTTCCTGGATTTTTACCCACTGAGACCATCGTGGAGAAGAAGGATGACGATGAAATGGCTGTTCCTGCTGACGAAGAGCAGAGTACATGTGCGTTATGTGGAGAGCCTTTTGATGATTTCTACAGTGATGAAACTGAGGAATGGATGTATAAAGGAGCTGTCTACCTGAATGCTCCTGATGGGTCAACAGCAGACATGGATAGGTCTCAGCTAGGCCCTATTGTACATGCTAAATGCAGGTCCGATTCTAGTGGGGTTCCTTCTGAAGATTTTGGACATGAAGAAGGG GGCAATACTGAAGAAGGTAGTCGAAAACGAATGCGGAGTTAA
- the LOC133703498 gene encoding polyadenylation and cleavage factor homolog 4-like isoform X2, which translates to MQSTKLLNPKTATKAAEAVTNTMPNELLPQKSPASSILDKFRYLLKQRQQSAVEEGGGLSTEDMVEIYETVLNELTFNSKPIITDLTIIAGELRGHGEGIADALCGRIVEVPVDLKLPSLYLLDSIVKNIGREYIGYFSSRLPEVFCEAYGQVDPRLYSSMRHLFGTWSSVFPSSVLRKIETQLKLSSQINNQSSSLTSLKASESPRPSHGIHVNPKYLRQMDSSRDNVGVDRASLTLGSNKLQPSSTSRLARCLSPSTTGAERPSSSEIDDFAAGNSPRRFVEGLSPSHPPFDYGHGRVVVRDDETNELRRKHYSDDNHYRFEASARSLSNGHEQQGPRALIDAYGDDRGKRIPNSKPLHIEQLAVIGMHNKVAPRSWQNTEEEEFDWEDMSPTLLDRGSCNDFLPPSVPPFGSVVPRPGFGRLNAIRADSDIRSNGSSLTPMALVDDSSNMGGDAVSILGSGRGSTSKMPGLLTERNQISGSRYSQEAWNLPPHIRQPSHPLNAKGRGRDFRMPLSGSGVSSLGGENFNPLVEKLPDMDAQLVRPPAIASRLGSSIDSNSSGTWSSAVLPLSGAWPPVNVHKSLPPPVHSTFPPENQSRSQFDPVNTSSTVTNQALQKASVMPEQSFNSFESKDYVLMKPTPLPNQHAALNQQNQAHFNPFQPKFLQSHEARENFHPSGIALLPPRPLARPMNHGYTTHGHGSSNALPSVQLPLAVSNVPNTLHSQVGVRPPLPQGPPQTMPFPQNASSGAPAQPSGIAFSGLINSLMAQGLITMTKQTPVQDSVGLEFNADLLKLRYESAISALYSDLPRQCTTCGLRLKCQEEHSSHMDWHVTKNRMSKNRKQNPSRKWFVSASMWLSGAEALGTDAVPGFLPTETIVEKKDDDEMAVPADEEQSTCALCGEPFDDFYSDETEEWMYKGAVYLNAPDGSTADMDRSQLGPIVHAKCRSDSSGVPSEDFGHEEGGNTEEGSRKRMRS; encoded by the exons ATGCAATCCACAAAactcctaaaccctaaaaccgcCACCAAGGCAGCGGAAGCCGTTACCAACACCATGCCAAATGAGCTGCTGCCGCAGAAATCCCCAGCATCTTCAATACTGGACAAGTTCAGGTATTTATTGAAGCAGCGACAACAATCGGCGGTGGAGGAAGGTGGCGGCTTGAGTACGGAGGATATGGTGGAGATTTATGAGACGGTTTTGAATGAATTAACGTTTAATTCAAAACCTATTATCACTGATTTGACTATTATTGCCGGAGAACTGAGGGGGCACGGTGAGGGTATTGCTGATGCTCTTTGTGGCCGCATTGTCGAg GTCCCAGTAGATCTAAAGCTACCTTCGTTATATCTTTTAGATAGCATTGTCAAGAACATCGGCCGTGAATACATTGGGTATTTTTCTTCCCGTTTGCCTGAG GTTTTCTGTGAGGCATACGGACAAGTTGACCCTAGATTATATTCTTCAATGCGCCACCTTTTTGGCACTTGGTCATCTGTGTTTCCATCTTCTGTACTTCGGAAGATTGAGACTCAACTGAAATTGTCTTCACAAATTAATAATCAGTCATCAAGTTTGACTTCCTTGAAGGCTTCTGAATCACCCAGACCAAGTCATGGCATACATGTGAACCCAAAATACTTACGTCAGATGGATTCAAGTAGAGATAAT GTTGGAGTCGACCGTGCATCTCTCACTCTTGGATCTAATAAGCTGCAGCCATCATCAACTTCCAGGCTTGCAAGATGCTTGTCGCCTTCAACAACTGGAGCTGAGAGGCCTTCATCTTCAGAAATCGATGACTTTGCAGCAGGAAATTCTCCCCGAAGGTTCGTGGAGGGGTTGTCCCCATCTCATCCTCCATTTGATTATGGACATGGCAGAGTTGTTGTCAGAGATGATGAGACAAATGAATTGAGAAGAAAACACTATTCTGATGATAACCATTACCGATTTGAAGCTTCTGCCAGATCTCTCAGCAATGGACATGAGCAACAAGGACCAAGAGCTTTAATAGATGCATATGGGGATGATAGGGGGAAGAGAATTCCAAATAGTAAACCATTGCACATTGAACAGTTGGCTGTAATTGGCATGCATAATAAGGTGGCTCCAAGATCATGGCAGAATACTGAAGAGGAGGAATTTGATTGGGAAGATATGAGCCCTACTTTGTTAGATCGTGGTAGTTGCAATGATTTCTTGCCACCATCTGTTCCACCTTTTGGAAGTGTTGTTCCAAGGCCTGGCTTTGGAAGGCTAAATGCTATCCGTGCAGACTCTGATATTAGGAGCAATGGGTCTAGTCTGACTCCAATGGCTTTGGTGGATGACTCCTCTAATATGGGTGGAGATGCAGTCTCGATTCTTGGT TCTGGCCGTGGATCAACAAGCAAGATGCCTGGACTCCTGACTGAGAGAAATCAGATATCGGGTTCTCGTTATTCTCAAGAAGCTTGGAATTTGCCGCCTCACATCCGTCAGCCATCTCATCCCCTGAATGCCAAAGGAAGAGGAAGGGATTTCCGGATGCCCTTATCTGGAAGTGGTGTATCCTCTTTGGGTGGCGAGAATTTCAATCCACTTGTTGAAAAACTTCCAGATATGGATGCACAGCTTGTTAGGCCTCCTGCGATTGCATCAAGATTGGGTTCTAGTATTGACTCTAATAGTTCTGGTACCTGGTCAAGTGCTGTGCTCCCATTATCAGGGGCCTGGCCTCCAGTAAATGTACACAAGTCTCTCCCACCTCCTGTGCATTCTACTTTTCCACCAGAAAATCAGAGTAGAAGTCAGTTTGATCCAGTAAATACCAGCAGTACTGTCACAAATCAGGCTTTGCAAAAAGCTTCAGTTATGCCTGAGCAATCATTTAATAGTTTTGAGAGCAAAGATTATGTTTTGATGAAGCCAACACCATTGCCTAATCAACATGCTGCTTTGAATCAGCAAAACCAGGCACATTTTAATCCTTTTCAGCCAAAGTTTCTTCAATCTCATGAAGCCCGAGAAAATTTTCATCCATCTGGGATAGCTTTACTGCCACCTCGTCCACTGGCACGACCAATGAATCATGGATACACCACACACGGGCATGGTTCCTCAAATGCGCTACCTTCTGTACAACTGCCTTTAGCGGTCAGCAATGTTCCAAACACCTTGCATTCACAGGTGGGGGTTCGGCCACCTTTGCCACAAGGTCCTCCTCAAACGATGCCTTTCCCTCAGAATGCTAGTTCAGGTGCCCCCGCCCAACCATCCGGCATTGCATTTTCTGGTTTGATTAATTCTCTCATGGCTCAAGGTTTGATCACAATGACAAAACAAACACCTGTACAG GACTCTGTAGGGCTTGAGTTCAATGCTGACCTTCTCAAATTGCGCTATGAATCGGCAATAAGTGCATTATATTCTGACCTTCCAAGACAGTGCACAACATGTGGCCTTCGATTAAAGTGTCAAGAAGAGCACAGTAGTCACATGGATTGGCATGTTACTAAGAACCGGATGTCCAAAAACCGCAAGCAGAACCCTTCTCGCAAGTGGTTTGTAAGTGCAAGTATGTGGCTTAGTGGTGCAGAGGCATTGGGAACTGATGCAGTTCCTGGATTTTTACCCACTGAGACCATCGTGGAGAAGAAGGATGACGATGAAATGGCTGTTCCTGCTGACGAAGAGCAGAGTACATGTGCGTTATGTGGAGAGCCTTTTGATGATTTCTACAGTGATGAAACTGAGGAATGGATGTATAAAGGAGCTGTCTACCTGAATGCTCCTGATGGGTCAACAGCAGACATGGATAGGTCTCAGCTAGGCCCTATTGTACATGCTAAATGCAGGTCCGATTCTAGTGGGGTTCCTTCTGAAGATTTTGGACATGAAGAAGGG GGCAATACTGAAGAAGGTAGTCGAAAACGAATGCGGAGTTAA
- the LOC133702557 gene encoding tryptophan synthase beta chain 1-like: MDKTCSIHTTFLNRQLHGRLCSATKHISLITTDKRRTGSGQTVLCSLVTPKTMNTRTLIERQVPREVSMPAKFGMFGGNFVPETLITSLKKLEAEFIYALQDTEFQEELATALRDYVGRETPLYFAQGLTNYYKNKDGEGAEIYLKREDLNHCGAHKMNNAVAQTMIAKRMGLKSVVAATGAGQHGVATAAACAKLSLSCTVFMGSDDMEKQSSNVLLMKLFGAQVKPVERSFKEASSEAIREWASNLETSYYLTGTAVGPHPCPSMVCEFQSVIGKETRRQAMEKWGGKPDVLIACIGSGSNAMGLFYEFIEDEDVKLIGVEAAGFGLDSGKHAATLSKGEVGVYHGAMSYMLEDEEGQIIRPHSIAVGLEYPGVSPQLSFLKDTERAEFYSATDKEAVDAYLRLSRLEGIIPSLEAAHALAYLDKVCPPLPNATKVIVNCSGRGDKDAGMVLDHRHEIN; encoded by the exons ATGGATAAGACTTGTAGTATCCACACAACTTTCTTGAATCGCCAATTACACGGTCGTTTATGTTCTGCCACCAAACACATAAGCCTAATAACAACTGATAAGAGAAGAACTGGAAGTGGCCAAACAGTACTCTGTTCACTTGTTACTCCTAAAACTATGAATACGAGGACATTGATTGAAAGACAGGTTCCCCGTGAGGTGTCAATGCCAGCAAAATTTGGCATGTTTGGAGGGAATTTTGTGCCTGAGACCCTAATCACTAGTTTGAAGAAGCTGGAAGCTGAATTCATATATGCTTTACAGGATACTGAATTTCAG GAGGAGCTTGCGACGGCCCTGAGAGACTACGTAGGAAGGGAAACACCTCTGTATTTTGCTCAAGGATTGACAAATTACTACAAGAATAAAGATGGAGAAGGGGCAGAAATTTACCTTAAGAGGGAGGATCTCAATCATTGTGGAGCACACAAGATGAACAACGCTGTTGCGCAGACGATGATTGCCAAACGCATGGGCCTGAAAAGTGTTGTGGCAGCCACTGGTGCTGGACAGCATGGTGTTGCAACTGCAGCTGCATGTGCCAAGCTGTCTTTGTCTTGCACTGTCTTCATGGGCTCTGATGATATGGAAAAACAATCCTCAAACGTACTGTTAATGAAACTATTTGGTGCTCAG GTTAAACCTGTGGAAAGAAGTTTTAAAGAAGCAAGCTCAGAGGCAATCAGGGAATGGGCAAGTAACTTAGAGACAAGCTACTACCTGACAGGCACGGCCGTGGGGCCTCATCCATGTCCAAGTATGGTCTGTGAATTTCAGTCTGTGATTGGAAAGGAGACAAGGAGGCAAGCAATGGAGAAATGGGGTGGCAAGCCAGATGTGTTGATTGCCTGTATCGGGAGTGGGTCTAATGCAATGGGGTTGTTCTATGAATTCATAGAAGATGAAGATGTGAAGTTGATAGGAGTTGAGGCAGCAGGGTTTGGCTTGGATAGTGGGAAACATGCTGCAACTCTGAGTAAAGGAGAAGTTGGGGTCTATCATGGAGCCATGAGCTATATGTTGGAAGATGAAGAAGGACAAATAATACGACCACACTCAATCGCTGTGGG GCTGGAATATCCAGGGGTTAGTCCGCAGCTGAGCTTTCTTAAGGACACAGAACGTGCTGAGTTTTATTCTGCCACAGATAAAGAGGCTGTAGATG CATACCTAAGGCTAAGCAGATTAGAAGGCATAATTCCATCCTTGGAGGCAGCTCATGCACTGGCATACCTCGACAAAGTTTGTCCTCCTTTACCAAATGCCACCAAAGTCATAGTAAATTGTAGCGGTCGAGGAGATAAAGATGCAGGAATGGTTCTTGACCACAGACATGAGATAAATTAA